Proteins from one Faecalibacterium sp. I3-3-33 genomic window:
- a CDS encoding ATP-binding protein encodes MKTIEKILEHLSSSIPENTDDYYGKDGLLYCGKCHTPKEAFFAKGIALMGKNKHPIECSCQRTEREKRETLISQQKHLDRVRRLKAEGFSDPAMLDWTFENDNGRSPQMCHAHRYVEQWQTMRAENLGLFLWGGVGTGKSFLAGCIANALMEQEVPVRMTNFARILNELNSSFSERNDIVDRLCRYPLLIIDDFGMERGTEYALEQIYNIVDSRYRSRKPLIVTTNLTLDEIRHPQDTAHARIYDRLLEMCVPISCIGVNLRKENAQEKLERLKILIG; translated from the coding sequence ATAAAGACGATTGAGAAAATTTTAGAACATCTCTCATCCAGTATTCCCGAAAACACCGATGATTATTATGGCAAGGACGGTCTGCTTTATTGCGGAAAGTGTCATACCCCAAAAGAAGCATTCTTTGCAAAGGGCATCGCTTTGATGGGCAAGAACAAGCACCCCATTGAATGCAGCTGCCAGCGCACGGAACGAGAAAAACGAGAAACCCTTATCAGCCAGCAAAAGCACCTTGACCGTGTGCGGCGGCTGAAAGCTGAGGGATTTTCCGACCCGGCAATGCTGGACTGGACCTTTGAAAACGACAATGGCCGCAGCCCGCAGATGTGTCATGCACACCGTTATGTAGAGCAATGGCAGACCATGCGTGCAGAGAACCTAGGACTGTTCCTCTGGGGCGGTGTGGGCACCGGCAAGAGTTTCCTTGCCGGATGCATTGCAAACGCTCTGATGGAGCAGGAAGTGCCTGTGCGTATGACAAACTTTGCCCGAATCCTGAACGAGTTGAACAGCAGCTTTTCCGAGCGCAATGATATTGTGGACAGGCTCTGCCGCTATCCCCTGCTCATCATTGACGACTTCGGCATGGAGCGTGGTACAGAGTATGCACTGGAGCAGATCTACAACATCGTGGACAGCCGATACCGAAGCCGGAAACCGCTGATCGTCACTACAAATCTGACGCTGGACGAGATACGGCACCCACAAGATACTGCTCATGCCCGCATCTATGACCGCCTGCTGGAAATGTGCGTTCCGATCTCCTGCATTGGGGTCAACTTACGGAAGGAGAACGCACAGGAAAAGCTGGAACGCTTAAAAATTTTAATCGGATAA
- the mcrC gene encoding 5-methylcytosine-specific restriction endonuclease system specificity protein McrC: MTTDKGIFIQNIYYMLSYAFQVLQQQDYQCIASEKFEHIDDLFAVILAKGVSRQLKQGLYREYVSRSETRSVLRGKLDLPQTIKTRIQHKPQVACTFDELSEDNLYNQILKTTLQVLLRDENVSAKRKVELKKALLFLDLVSELLPAQIPWKQLHYQRSNQNYEMLLNLCYFVLHDMLQTTESGSYKMTAFSDEHMAKLYERFILEYYRQHHPYLTEVKAAQVKWALVGKHDAAMLRFLPAMQTDIFLRFHEKILILDAKYYSHTMQQQFNKETLHSANLYQIYTYVKNQDAAHTGNVSGLLVYAKTQEAITPDCLFNLDGNLIGARTLDLNQDFRQITAQLDEIAEQFFGRHPV, from the coding sequence ATGACGACTGACAAAGGGATCTTTATCCAGAACATCTACTATATGCTCTCCTATGCCTTTCAGGTGTTGCAGCAGCAGGATTATCAGTGCATTGCCTCGGAAAAGTTTGAACACATCGATGATTTGTTTGCCGTTATCCTTGCAAAGGGTGTTTCCCGGCAGCTGAAGCAGGGGCTTTATCGGGAATATGTTTCCCGCAGCGAGACCCGGTCGGTCTTGCGGGGAAAGCTGGATCTTCCGCAGACCATTAAAACCCGCATCCAGCATAAGCCTCAGGTCGCCTGCACCTTTGACGAGCTTTCCGAAGATAATCTGTATAACCAGATCCTGAAAACCACCCTGCAAGTGCTGCTTCGGGACGAGAATGTTTCCGCTAAGCGCAAAGTGGAATTGAAGAAAGCGCTTCTGTTTCTGGACTTAGTTTCTGAACTGCTTCCCGCGCAGATTCCATGGAAGCAGCTGCATTACCAGCGGAGTAACCAGAATTACGAGATGCTGCTGAATCTCTGCTATTTCGTGCTGCACGATATGCTGCAGACCACCGAGAGCGGCAGCTATAAAATGACAGCATTTTCGGATGAACACATGGCAAAGCTGTACGAACGCTTTATTCTGGAGTATTACCGGCAACACCATCCCTATCTTACTGAAGTCAAGGCTGCACAGGTCAAATGGGCTCTGGTGGGAAAGCACGATGCTGCCATGCTGCGGTTTCTCCCTGCCATGCAAACCGATATTTTTCTGCGTTTCCATGAAAAAATCCTGATTCTGGATGCCAAATATTACAGCCACACCATGCAGCAGCAATTTAACAAAGAAACTCTGCATTCTGCCAACCTCTACCAGATCTACACCTACGTTAAAAATCAGGATGCTGCCCATACCGGAAATGTTTCCGGGCTGCTGGTCTACGCCAAAACGCAGGAAGCCATCACCCCGGATTGCCTGTTCAACTTAGACGGCAATCTGATTGGTGCCCGCACCTTGGATCTGAATCAGGATTTCCGGCAGATCACCGCACAACTGGATGAAATTGCTGAGCAATTTTTCGGAAGGCATCCGGTCTGA
- a CDS encoding AAA family ATPase — protein sequence MKVIPNVSLHFPRAPVLPAYKRIWWSLRKLQNPLSVTRPSGFQAGIFFCRNMVFPLLSWYNKFKDFLISEGTAMIDHAKLESVLNGYQTYFPQHWLHGEDFKWEAVQHFHDHWNIDTADFGEMFKEATAKVFSLLDTGYAYPRAMVLNFAAADCEATRAMFRSLFDESIGLSQRITAFQAAAESLRIKHNDGSWNNHYQNTSAISVYLWLQFPDKYYAYRYAVSRDIAKELNFDTPPKRDGSIDSLLNSYRLYDELRAALSQNAAVTQMIRSAIEAAPAGKYWPDTHWNIAAIDLGFYLSRYYLQEQTVAQKESEWFPRKADYDPGITTEQWISLLNDPSVFTQNALRIMKCMLDYGGQATCKQLAIKYGEAAGFYNMGSSSLARRVVEKTNCPLMPRDSENSRWWPVLYTGKSADSKENGSYIWRLRDELVQALKKTDLSHIPLYAVSSEKDSTSPRHYWWLTASPKIWQFSDLKVGEEQSYTLYNESGHKRRIFQNILDAKAGDPVICYEANPVKKVVALAKITQENNGKELYFEKIENLISPIEYSTLKDCPELEKMEFFVQQNGSLFKLSEGEYNFILDLIREENPAPVRSIASNAYTKSDFLHSVFLSEPRYDVLVSLLRRKKNVILQGAPGVGKTYAAKRLAYSMMGQADSSRIEFVQFHQNYSYEDFMLGYRPDGSGFKLTEGVFYRFCQKASNDSDREYFFLIDEINRGNLSKIFGELMMLIEGDHRGEKITLAYNGLPFYVPENLYIIGMMNTADRSLAMIDYALRRRFSFFEMEPAFTSEGFQKYQAALNNETFNALVEQIKALNREITEDTSLGSGFRIGHSYFCLADPAACTTDWMRSVVEFDLLPTLAEYWFDAPDKLHRWEQNLRGVFNDD from the coding sequence ATGAAAGTCATACCGAATGTGTCATTGCACTTTCCAAGGGCACCGGTACTGCCAGCATATAAACGCATCTGGTGGTCATTAAGGAAGCTGCAAAACCCATTATCAGTCACCCGCCCGTCTGGTTTTCAGGCGGGCATTTTCTTTTGCCGGAATATGGTGTTTCCACTTTTATCGTGGTACAATAAGTTTAAAGACTTTTTGATTTCGGAGGGAACGGCCATGATCGATCATGCAAAACTGGAATCTGTTCTGAACGGATACCAGACTTATTTCCCGCAGCACTGGCTTCATGGAGAAGATTTCAAATGGGAAGCCGTGCAGCATTTCCACGACCATTGGAATATTGACACGGCAGATTTTGGTGAAATGTTCAAGGAAGCCACTGCAAAGGTCTTTTCGCTTCTGGATACCGGCTATGCCTATCCCCGCGCGATGGTCCTGAATTTCGCAGCAGCGGACTGTGAAGCCACCCGCGCTATGTTCCGCAGCCTGTTTGATGAATCCATCGGGCTTTCTCAGCGCATCACCGCATTTCAAGCTGCTGCCGAATCCCTGCGCATAAAACACAACGATGGCAGCTGGAACAACCACTACCAGAACACCAGCGCTATCAGCGTCTATCTGTGGCTTCAGTTCCCGGATAAATATTATGCCTATCGGTATGCCGTATCCCGTGATATCGCAAAAGAATTAAACTTTGACACACCACCCAAACGGGATGGTTCTATCGACTCTCTACTGAATAGCTATCGTCTTTATGATGAGCTGCGGGCGGCACTGAGCCAAAATGCTGCCGTCACCCAGATGATCCGCAGCGCCATTGAGGCAGCCCCTGCCGGGAAATACTGGCCCGACACACACTGGAATATTGCTGCCATTGATCTGGGCTTTTATCTGAGCCGCTATTATCTTCAAGAGCAGACAGTCGCTCAGAAGGAATCCGAGTGGTTTCCCCGCAAAGCAGACTATGATCCGGGCATTACTACAGAGCAGTGGATCAGTTTGCTGAACGACCCGTCTGTCTTTACACAGAATGCGCTCCGCATTATGAAATGTATGCTGGATTATGGTGGTCAAGCCACCTGCAAGCAGCTTGCGATCAAGTACGGCGAAGCTGCCGGCTTCTACAATATGGGTTCTTCCAGCCTTGCACGAAGGGTCGTTGAAAAGACAAATTGTCCCCTCATGCCGCGCGACAGCGAAAACTCCCGCTGGTGGCCTGTTCTGTATACCGGCAAAAGTGCTGATTCCAAAGAAAACGGCTCTTATATTTGGCGTTTGCGGGATGAGCTTGTTCAAGCCTTGAAAAAGACTGACCTTTCTCATATTCCCCTTTATGCCGTTTCTTCTGAAAAAGACTCTACTTCTCCCCGCCACTACTGGTGGCTGACCGCAAGTCCAAAAATCTGGCAGTTTTCCGATCTCAAAGTCGGTGAAGAACAATCGTATACATTATACAATGAAAGCGGTCATAAGCGGCGGATCTTTCAGAACATTCTGGATGCCAAGGCAGGTGATCCCGTCATCTGCTACGAGGCCAACCCCGTTAAAAAAGTAGTTGCTCTTGCAAAAATCACACAAGAAAATAACGGAAAAGAACTTTATTTTGAAAAGATCGAAAATCTAATATCCCCTATTGAATACTCCACTCTGAAAGATTGTCCGGAACTGGAAAAGATGGAGTTTTTTGTACAACAGAACGGAAGCCTGTTCAAGCTTTCGGAAGGGGAATACAACTTTATTCTGGACCTTATCCGGGAAGAAAATCCAGCACCCGTCCGTTCGATAGCATCGAACGCTTATACAAAATCAGATTTTCTGCACAGCGTATTTCTGAGCGAACCGCGCTATGACGTTTTGGTCTCTCTACTGCGCCGCAAAAAGAACGTCATTCTGCAAGGTGCACCCGGCGTTGGAAAGACCTACGCCGCCAAACGGCTGGCGTACTCTATGATGGGTCAGGCCGATTCCTCCCGGATAGAGTTCGTGCAGTTCCACCAGAATTACTCCTACGAGGATTTCATGCTGGGCTACCGGCCGGACGGTTCCGGCTTTAAGCTGACCGAGGGCGTATTTTACCGCTTCTGCCAGAAGGCTTCCAACGACTCCGACCGGGAATACTTTTTCCTCATCGACGAGATCAACCGGGGCAACCTGAGCAAGATCTTCGGTGAGCTGATGATGCTGATTGAAGGCGACCACCGGGGTGAAAAGATCACGCTGGCCTATAATGGGCTGCCCTTCTATGTCCCGGAAAATCTCTACATCATCGGCATGATGAACACCGCCGACCGGAGCCTCGCCATGATTGACTATGCGCTGCGCAGGCGTTTCAGCTTCTTTGAGATGGAACCGGCTTTCACTTCCGAGGGATTCCAGAAATATCAAGCTGCACTCAACAACGAAACCTTCAATGCTTTGGTGGAACAGATCAAGGCATTGAACCGGGAAATTACCGAAGATACCTCCCTCGGTTCCGGCTTCCGTATCGGTCACAGCTACTTCTGTCTGGCTGACCCTGCCGCCTGCACCACCGACTGGATGCGCTCTGTGGTGGAATTTGACCTTCTGCCTACGCTGGCAGAATACTGGTTCGATGCGCCCGACAAGCTGCATCGTTGGGAGCAAAATCTGCGTGGTGTTTTCAATGACGACTGA
- the secG gene encoding preprotein translocase subunit SecG, which produces MSVIEIVGGVILLVASLVIVFLTLMQHTHGQGLSGAINGSVGGANNARLTPADQMLAKVTRIAGVVFFVVAILACLFAGRLAG; this is translated from the coding sequence ATGTCTGTTATCGAAATTGTTGGCGGTGTCATTCTGCTGGTGGCTTCGCTGGTCATCGTTTTCCTCACCCTCATGCAGCACACCCACGGTCAGGGCCTGTCCGGTGCCATCAACGGCAGCGTGGGCGGTGCCAACAATGCGCGTCTGACCCCGGCAGACCAGATGCTGGCTAAGGTCACCCGCATTGCAGGCGTGGTGTTCTTTGTGGTTGCTATTCTGGCCTGCCTGTTTGCAGGCCGTCTGGCAGGCTGA
- a CDS encoding recombinase family protein, translating to MSQEKTKVYIYTRVSTTMQIDGYSLDAQKARMKAYADFNNYQIVGEYEDAGKSGKSIEGRASFCRMMEDIKSGKDGVAYVLVFKLSRFGRNAADVLSTLQVMQDFGVNLICVEDGIDSSKDAGKLMISVLSAVAEIERENIRVQTMEGRIQKAREGRWNGGFAPYGYRLVDGVLQINEDEAPAIRTIFEQYVNTDTGANGLSKYLETHGFQKLARQNGTSPLFSATLIRAILKNPVYCGKIAFGRRKLEKIHGTRNEYHQVPQDNYLLVDGLHEGVVSEELWNAAQVKLLAQSKRYEPVTRNKTEQAHLLSALVKCPVCGAGMYSNKCTKHKKDGTAYQSFSYYSCKHRKMQRGQKCDFTKQIQEEVLDSAVVEVIIKLVSNPKFAAMMQEKINSKVDTTAIEQEIAAAEKQLRQYYSVKSKLMDEIDNLDPDDRHYIIRKSDLDERLYRMYDKIEEAENNLMDARAKKQAIEADKITGDNIYKVLICFEKLYNVMNPLERKKLMEHLISEVQIYPERQPNGQWLKSIKFRLPIVENDIDLCLDNESHTECVIALSKGTGTASI from the coding sequence ATGTCACAGGAAAAGACAAAGGTTTACATTTACACCCGTGTTTCCACGACCATGCAGATTGATGGATACTCGCTGGATGCACAGAAAGCTCGCATGAAAGCCTATGCAGACTTCAACAACTACCAGATCGTCGGCGAATACGAGGATGCAGGCAAATCAGGCAAATCCATTGAAGGTCGTGCTTCTTTCTGCCGGATGATGGAGGACATCAAATCCGGCAAGGATGGTGTTGCCTATGTGCTGGTGTTCAAGCTCTCCCGTTTTGGCCGCAACGCTGCCGATGTACTGTCTACCTTGCAGGTAATGCAGGATTTTGGTGTGAACCTGATTTGCGTGGAGGACGGCATTGATTCTTCTAAAGACGCTGGCAAACTGATGATCTCCGTTCTGTCCGCTGTCGCTGAAATCGAACGTGAGAACATCCGTGTCCAAACCATGGAAGGCCGCATTCAGAAGGCACGGGAAGGTCGCTGGAACGGCGGTTTTGCGCCTTATGGCTATCGTTTGGTTGACGGTGTGCTGCAAATCAATGAGGATGAAGCCCCTGCCATTCGCACGATTTTTGAGCAATATGTAAACACCGACACAGGCGCAAATGGTCTTTCCAAATATCTGGAGACCCACGGCTTTCAGAAGCTCGCCCGTCAGAACGGCACCTCTCCCCTTTTCAGCGCAACATTGATTCGGGCCATCCTGAAGAACCCCGTCTACTGCGGAAAAATCGCCTTTGGTCGCCGCAAACTCGAAAAGATTCACGGCACCCGGAACGAATATCATCAGGTTCCGCAGGACAACTATCTTCTGGTCGATGGACTGCATGAGGGCGTTGTTTCCGAGGAATTGTGGAATGCTGCGCAGGTCAAACTGCTGGCACAGTCCAAACGGTATGAGCCGGTCACCCGCAATAAAACGGAGCAGGCGCACCTGTTGTCTGCGCTTGTCAAATGTCCTGTCTGCGGAGCCGGAATGTACAGCAACAAATGCACCAAGCACAAAAAGGATGGTACTGCTTATCAATCCTTTTCCTATTATAGCTGCAAGCACCGCAAGATGCAGCGCGGACAGAAATGCGATTTTACCAAGCAGATTCAGGAAGAAGTTCTGGACAGTGCCGTCGTGGAAGTCATCATCAAGCTGGTCAGCAATCCAAAGTTTGCCGCCATGATGCAGGAGAAGATCAATAGCAAAGTGGACACCACTGCCATTGAACAGGAAATCGCAGCCGCCGAAAAGCAACTACGTCAGTATTACTCCGTCAAATCCAAACTCATGGATGAAATCGATAACCTTGACCCGGATGACCGCCATTACATCATCCGCAAATCTGACCTTGACGAGCGGCTTTACAGGATGTACGATAAAATTGAGGAAGCAGAAAACAACCTGATGGATGCCCGGGCAAAGAAGCAGGCTATCGAAGCGGATAAAATCACGGGCGATAACATTTACAAAGTTCTCATCTGCTTTGAAAAGCTCTACAATGTGATGAATCCCCTTGAACGCAAAAAGCTGATGGAACACCTGATTTCCGAAGTCCAGATCTACCCGGAGCGTCAGCCCAACGGCCAGTGGCTCAAGTCCATCAAATTCAGACTGCCTATCGTTGAAAACGATATTGATCTGTGTTTGGACAATGAAAGTCATACCGAATGTGTCATTGCACTTTCCAAGGGCACCGGTACTGCCAGCATATAA
- the rnr gene encoding ribonuclease R, whose translation MAMRDKIEHAIQNQPCTVKDLKNKFGGDRGADRKVMEAVDQLVHEAVICQRQGVFFTVRSGRADKALLCKVVKLGKNFAFVMLEDGTSDIFIPGRFTRGAMPGDMVLVEKFAHPRVEGSDEGEILAVLEEKNALVGTMHRVEGRLKFVPDDCPAISMQVMRDCEGSAKDGDKVAVEILLRGNRQEDHRVGVAMRFGSCDEAKRCAKALLYAQDIRSRFPDKVRDEAKKLDNAEVSAADCEGRMDLRALPIFTIDSAETKDIDDAISLTKTPDGGFELGVHIADVSNYVKPGTELDNEAFSRATSVYYADQVVPMLPKQLSNGICSLNEGVLRLAFSCLMRLDKDGNLTDYRFVKSVIRSRVKGVYSEINALLAGNADDELTGKYHEVLAQLPAMKELYGHRARLRKERGCMDIESGEVKLILDEDGHCIDVKKRTSGESEAMIEEFMLLANQCAAHFARVKQIPFVYRVHEEPNAEKLERLHGLLQACGVNDHFAKDVPTPKELSAILEGVRGTAYEQIINTGMLRCMSKAVYEEKPKGHYGLVLQDYAHFTSPIRRYPDLAIHRIMTAQLKGTDKDTMILRYSEFAEDVSKQASEREVIAMQIERKAEDCYKAEYARRHLGECYEGRISGVTQRGLFIELENGVEGFVPASSLTATGTMLTEGVRLSDPVSGKNWNLGDTMMITIVRADVNLGKIDFEVAPESAKQ comes from the coding sequence ATGGCAATGCGCGATAAAATTGAGCACGCGATCCAGAATCAGCCGTGCACCGTAAAAGATCTGAAGAATAAGTTCGGTGGGGATCGCGGCGCAGACCGCAAGGTGATGGAGGCTGTGGACCAGCTGGTGCACGAGGCTGTCATCTGCCAGCGGCAGGGCGTGTTCTTCACCGTGCGCAGCGGCCGTGCCGACAAGGCACTGCTGTGCAAGGTAGTAAAGCTGGGCAAAAACTTTGCCTTTGTCATGCTGGAGGACGGTACCAGCGATATCTTCATCCCCGGCCGGTTCACCCGCGGCGCAATGCCCGGCGACATGGTGCTGGTGGAAAAGTTTGCACACCCCCGGGTAGAGGGCAGCGATGAGGGTGAGATCCTTGCGGTTCTGGAAGAGAAGAACGCTCTGGTGGGCACCATGCACCGCGTGGAGGGCCGCCTGAAGTTTGTGCCGGACGATTGCCCCGCCATCTCCATGCAGGTCATGCGGGACTGCGAAGGCAGTGCCAAGGACGGCGACAAGGTTGCAGTGGAGATCCTGCTGCGTGGCAACCGTCAGGAAGATCACCGCGTAGGCGTTGCCATGCGCTTTGGCAGCTGTGATGAAGCCAAGCGCTGCGCAAAGGCACTGCTCTACGCGCAGGATATCCGCAGCCGCTTCCCGGATAAGGTGCGGGACGAGGCCAAAAAGCTGGACAACGCCGAGGTGTCCGCTGCGGACTGCGAGGGCCGCATGGATCTGCGCGCTTTGCCCATCTTTACCATCGACAGCGCCGAGACCAAGGATATCGACGATGCCATCAGCCTGACCAAGACCCCGGACGGCGGCTTTGAGCTGGGCGTGCATATCGCGGATGTTTCCAACTACGTTAAGCCCGGCACCGAGCTGGACAACGAGGCATTCAGCCGCGCTACCAGCGTTTATTATGCCGATCAGGTGGTGCCCATGCTGCCCAAGCAGCTGTCCAACGGCATCTGCAGCCTGAACGAGGGTGTACTGCGTCTGGCTTTCTCCTGCCTGATGCGGCTGGACAAGGACGGCAACCTGACCGATTACCGCTTTGTCAAGTCCGTCATCCGCAGCCGGGTCAAGGGCGTGTATTCCGAAATCAACGCCCTGCTGGCCGGTAACGCCGATGACGAGCTGACCGGCAAGTACCACGAGGTACTGGCGCAGCTGCCCGCCATGAAGGAGCTGTACGGCCACCGTGCCCGCCTGCGCAAGGAGCGCGGCTGCATGGATATCGAGAGCGGCGAGGTGAAGCTGATCCTCGACGAGGACGGCCACTGCATCGACGTGAAAAAGCGCACCTCCGGCGAGAGCGAGGCCATGATCGAAGAGTTCATGCTGCTGGCAAACCAGTGCGCCGCCCACTTTGCCCGGGTAAAGCAGATCCCCTTTGTGTACCGTGTGCACGAGGAGCCCAACGCCGAAAAGCTGGAGCGTCTGCACGGTCTGCTGCAGGCCTGCGGTGTCAACGACCACTTTGCCAAGGACGTGCCCACTCCCAAGGAGCTGAGCGCTATTCTGGAGGGCGTGCGCGGCACTGCCTACGAGCAGATCATCAACACCGGTATGCTGCGCTGCATGTCCAAGGCTGTGTACGAGGAAAAGCCCAAGGGACACTATGGTCTGGTGCTGCAGGACTATGCGCACTTCACCAGCCCCATCCGCCGCTACCCGGACTTGGCTATCCACCGTATCATGACCGCTCAGCTCAAGGGTACCGATAAGGACACCATGATCCTGCGTTACAGCGAGTTTGCCGAGGACGTCAGCAAGCAGGCCAGCGAGCGCGAGGTGATCGCCATGCAGATCGAGCGCAAGGCCGAGGACTGCTATAAGGCCGAGTATGCCCGCCGCCATCTGGGCGAGTGCTACGAGGGCCGCATCTCCGGCGTGACCCAGCGCGGCTTGTTCATCGAGCTGGAAAACGGCGTGGAGGGCTTTGTGCCCGCTTCCAGCCTGACCGCCACCGGCACCATGCTCACCGAGGGCGTGCGCCTTTCTGACCCCGTTTCCGGCAAGAACTGGAATCTGGGCGATACCATGATGATCACCATCGTGCGTGCAGACGTCAATCTGGGCAAGATCGACTTTGAGGTCGCCCCGGAAAGCGCAAAGCAGTGA
- a CDS encoding virulence RhuM family protein translates to MNRPDASPKNSILIYTTEDGLTKIDTTFDGDTVWLSIDQMAELFQRDKSTISRHIKNIFAEGELERDSVVAKFATTAADGKTYQVEFYNLDVIISVGYRVKSKRGTQFRIWATGILKEYMRKGFALDDERLKNLGGGGYFKELLERIRDIRASEKVFYRQVLEIYATSIDYDPKAEISVQFFKKVQNKIHYAIHGQTAAEVIYNRADAEKEFMGLTTFAGNQPTLREATIAKNYLNEKELRAMGQLVSGYLDFAERQAEREQPMTMQDWANHLDRILTMSGEQLLVGNGSVTHKQAVDKATTEYRKYKAKTLSDVEQDYLDSIKFLEQKADKK, encoded by the coding sequence ATGAATCGTCCAGATGCCTCTCCTAAAAATTCCATCCTCATTTACACCACAGAAGATGGCCTGACCAAAATTGATACTACCTTTGACGGTGACACTGTCTGGCTTTCCATTGACCAGATGGCTGAGTTGTTCCAACGTGACAAATCCACAATTTCCCGTCACATCAAAAACATTTTTGCAGAGGGTGAGCTTGAACGAGATTCAGTTGTTGCAAAATTTGCAACAACTGCCGCAGACGGAAAGACCTATCAGGTCGAATTCTACAATCTTGACGTCATTATTTCTGTTGGTTATCGTGTCAAATCCAAACGAGGCACACAGTTCCGTATCTGGGCAACTGGCATCCTGAAGGAATATATGCGCAAGGGATTTGCGCTGGATGACGAACGCCTGAAAAATCTGGGCGGCGGTGGATATTTCAAAGAGCTGTTAGAACGCATCCGTGACATCCGTGCTTCCGAAAAAGTGTTTTATCGTCAGGTTCTGGAAATCTATGCAACCAGCATTGACTACGACCCAAAAGCAGAAATCTCCGTCCAGTTCTTCAAAAAAGTCCAGAACAAAATTCATTATGCCATCCACGGTCAGACTGCCGCCGAGGTCATTTACAACCGTGCAGATGCCGAAAAGGAATTTATGGGTCTGACCACTTTTGCAGGAAACCAACCCACTTTACGAGAAGCTACTATTGCCAAAAACTATCTGAACGAGAAAGAGCTTCGTGCTATGGGGCAGTTGGTTTCCGGTTATCTGGATTTTGCTGAGCGTCAGGCAGAACGTGAACAGCCCATGACAATGCAGGATTGGGCAAACCACCTTGACCGTATTCTGACTATGAGCGGCGAGCAGCTGCTTGTTGGCAATGGCAGTGTGACCCACAAGCAGGCAGTGGACAAAGCTACTACCGAATATCGGAAATATAAGGCTAAAACCCTCAGCGATGTGGAGCAGGATTATCTGGATTCCATTAAGTTTCTGGAGCAGAAAGCAGACAAGAAATAA